The Micropterus dolomieu isolate WLL.071019.BEF.003 ecotype Adirondacks unplaced genomic scaffold, ASM2129224v1 contig_13728, whole genome shotgun sequence genome includes a region encoding these proteins:
- the LOC123966572 gene encoding odorant receptor 131-2-like: MSYSKTNITVGLQDQGLLETVLFAILTTVPFLFINVTLLFTLRSKPVFCETSRYILLFNLLLADTMQMALSQLMYIIAACRITLSYPVCGALTMLANVITNISPLTLVVMCLERFVAVCYPLRHAAIITVRNTGVAVCVVWAFSSLNVLIQVLLMLKFPFAELESLQMKDFCGNDNMMLDPIAADYEKAYTCFVFVIAGLAVISSYIGVMIAARSASSDKVSARKARNTLLLHLVKLGLSLSSTVYNPLLFSISERLDRIMFVRIQVVIYVCIIMLPRCLSALIYGLRDQTIRPVLMYNLVQTKAKISKLIT; this comes from the coding sequence ATGTCGTACTCGAAGACAAACATCACTGTTGGACTGCAGGATCAGGGGTTACTGGAAACAGTGTTGTTTGCCATTCTGACTACAGTGCCGTTTCTCTTCATTAATGTGACCTTGTTATTCACCTTGAGGAGTAAACCAGTGTTTTGTGAGACCTCTCGTTACATTCTGCTGTTTAACCTCCTCCTTGCAGACACAATGCAGATGGCACTGAGCCAGTTAATGTACATAATCGCTGCTTGTAGAATAACACTGTCGTATCCTGTGTGTGGTGCTCTAACAATGCTCGCCAATGTCATAACAAATATCTCTCCTCTCACACTGGTGGTGATGTGTCTGGAGAGATTTGTAGCTGTGTGTTACCCACTGAGGCACGCTGCCATCATCACCGTCAGAAACACAGGGGtggctgtttgtgttgtttgggCCTTCAGTTCACTAAATGTTCTGATTCAAGttcttttaatgttaaaatttcCATTTGCAGAGCTGGAGAGTCTGCAGATGAAAGATTTTTGTGGCAATGACAACATGATGCTTGATCCAATAGCTGCTGATTATGAAAAAGCCTacacttgttttgtctttgtaataGCTGGCTTGGCAGTCATTTCCTCCTATATTGGTGTGATGATAGCAGCCAGGTCGGCCTCATCAGACAAAGTTTCGGCCCGTAAGGCTCGtaacacactgctgctgcatctggTGAAGCTGGGCCTCAGTCTCTCCTCAACTGTGTACAATCCCTTGCTTTTTTCTATCTCCGAAAGACTAGACAGGATCATGTTTGTGCGCATTCAGgttgttatttatgtttgtattatCATGCTTCCCAGATGTCTGAGTGCTCTCATCTATGGTCTCAGAGACCAGACCATCAGACCCGTCCTCATGTACAATCTCGtccaaaccaaagctaaaatcAGCAAACTTATCACTTAA